The following coding sequences lie in one Treponema sp. OMZ 790 genomic window:
- the cas9 gene encoding type II CRISPR RNA-guided endonuclease Cas9 (Cas9, originally named Csn1, is the large, multifunctional signature protein of type II CRISPR/Cas systems. It is well known even to general audiences because its RNA-guided endonuclease activity has made it a popular tool for custom editing of eukaryotic genomes.): protein MKKEIKDYFLGLDVGTGSVGWAVTDGDYKLLKANHKDLWGMRLFDTAETAEGRRLYRGARRRIERRNKRIKLLQELFAEEIAKKDEGFFQRMKESPLYAEDKTILQENSLFNDKDFNDKTYHKTYPTINHLIKAWIENKVKLDPRLLYLACHNIIKKRGHFLFEGDFDSENQFDTSIKALFEYLREDMELDIDADAQKIKDILKDSSLKNSEKQSRLNKLLGLKPSDKQKKAITNLISSNKVNFADLYDNPDLKDAEKNGISFSKDDFDAVSDELASFLGDSFELLLKAKAVYNCSVLSKVIGDEQYLSFAKVKIYEKHKSDLTKLKNVIKKYFPKDYRKVFGYKQSENNNCNYSRYVGVCKTGSKKKIIKETTGQEDFYKFLKTILSSKSDIKEINDILSEIEIGTFLPKQVSKSNAEIPYQLRRMELERILANAENHFSFLKQKDENGLSVSEKIIMLLTFKIPYYIGPINDKHKKYFPDRCWVIKKEKTPSGKTTPWNFFNHIDKDKTAEAFITSRTNFCTYLTGEEVLPKNSLLYSEFTVLNEINNLQITIDGKNICDIKLKQRIYEELFKKYKKITQKQISTFIKHEGICNKTDEVIILGIDKECISSLKSYIELKNIFGNKIDEISTKNMLEEIIQWATIYDEGEGKSILKAKIKNEYGKVCSDEQIKKILNLEFSGWGRLSRKFLETVTSEIPGFNEPVNIITAMRETQNNLMELLSNEFKFTENIKKINSAFEDTEKRFSYNGLVKPLFLSPSVKKMLWQTLKLVKEISHITQAPPKKIFIEMAKGAELEPARTKTRLKILQDLYSNCKNDVDAFSSEIKDLSGKIENEDNLRLRSDKLYLYYTQLGKCMYCGKPIEIGHVFDTGKYDIDHIYPQSKIKDDSINNRVLVCSSCNKNKEDKYPLKTEIQSKQRGFWNFLQKHSFISLEKLNRLTRATPISDDETAKFIARQLVETRQATKVAAKVLEQIFPETKIIYSKAETVSMFRNKFDIVKCREINDFHHAHDAYLNIVVGNVYNTKFTNNPWNFIKEKRDNPNIADTYNYYKVFDYDVKRNNITAWEKEKTIVTVKDMLKRNSPIYTRQASCKKGGLFDQTIMKKGLGQHPLKKEGPLSNISKYGGYNKVSAAYYTLVEYEEKGKKIRSLETIPLYLVKDIQKNQDGLKSYLKNQIGKNEFKILISKIKINSFLKINGFPCHITGKTGDSFVLRPAVQFCCSHDDVLYFKKIIRFNEIRSQREKIGKTIHTYEDLSFRSYVKEELSKKKKTDEIGEKEFYELLQKKNLEIYDMLLSKHRNTIYKKRPNSATIDTLIKGKDKFKSLIIENQLKAILEILKLFSATRNLADLQYIGGSKNAGNARIGNKISSLDNCILIYQSITGVFEKRIDLLKI from the coding sequence ATGAAAAAGGAAATTAAGGATTATTTTCTCGGATTGGATGTAGGAACAGGATCGGTCGGCTGGGCAGTTACTGATGGTGACTATAAGCTTTTAAAGGCTAATCATAAAGACCTTTGGGGTATGAGGCTTTTCGATACGGCAGAAACAGCCGAAGGCCGAAGGCTATATAGAGGAGCCCGGCGCCGTATTGAGAGAAGAAACAAAAGAATAAAACTGCTTCAAGAGCTGTTTGCCGAAGAAATTGCAAAAAAAGATGAGGGATTTTTCCAAAGAATGAAAGAAAGCCCTCTTTATGCAGAAGACAAGACCATATTACAGGAAAATAGTCTTTTTAATGATAAAGATTTTAACGATAAGACCTATCATAAAACCTATCCTACTATAAATCACCTGATAAAGGCTTGGATTGAAAACAAGGTAAAGCTTGATCCGCGGCTTTTGTATTTAGCCTGCCATAATATTATCAAAAAAAGAGGCCATTTTTTATTTGAGGGAGACTTCGATTCGGAAAATCAATTCGATACTTCTATAAAGGCTCTTTTTGAATATCTGCGTGAGGATATGGAGCTCGATATTGATGCAGATGCTCAAAAAATAAAGGATATTTTAAAGGACAGCTCTTTAAAAAATTCGGAAAAGCAAAGCCGGTTAAATAAGCTTTTAGGATTGAAGCCGTCCGACAAACAAAAAAAAGCTATTACGAATTTAATATCGAGTAACAAGGTAAACTTTGCAGACCTTTATGATAATCCCGACTTAAAAGATGCTGAGAAAAACGGTATATCTTTTTCTAAAGACGACTTTGACGCTGTAAGCGATGAGCTGGCCTCATTTTTAGGAGACTCCTTTGAGCTTTTGTTAAAAGCAAAGGCTGTATATAATTGTTCGGTTCTTTCAAAGGTAATAGGAGATGAACAGTATCTTTCTTTTGCAAAGGTTAAGATATACGAAAAGCATAAGAGCGATTTGACTAAATTAAAAAATGTTATAAAAAAATATTTCCCGAAGGATTATAGAAAAGTATTCGGATATAAGCAATCTGAAAACAATAATTGTAATTATTCAAGATATGTAGGGGTATGTAAAACCGGAAGTAAAAAAAAGATTATAAAAGAGACTACCGGTCAAGAAGATTTTTATAAATTTTTAAAAACTATCCTTTCATCCAAATCGGATATAAAAGAAATAAATGATATATTGTCCGAAATTGAAATAGGAACTTTTTTGCCTAAGCAGGTATCTAAAAGCAATGCAGAAATTCCTTATCAATTGCGCAGGATGGAATTGGAAAGGATATTAGCCAATGCAGAAAATCATTTTTCTTTTTTAAAACAAAAAGATGAAAATGGTTTATCTGTCAGTGAAAAAATCATAATGCTTTTAACATTTAAGATTCCTTATTATATTGGGCCTATAAACGATAAACATAAAAAATATTTTCCTGATAGATGCTGGGTCATAAAAAAAGAAAAAACTCCTTCGGGTAAAACTACACCTTGGAATTTTTTTAATCATATTGATAAGGATAAAACAGCTGAAGCCTTTATTACAAGCAGAACTAATTTTTGTACATACCTAACAGGAGAAGAAGTTTTACCTAAAAACTCTCTTTTATATTCCGAGTTTACCGTTTTAAATGAAATTAATAATTTACAGATTACCATTGACGGAAAAAATATCTGCGATATTAAATTAAAACAAAGAATATATGAAGAGCTATTTAAAAAATATAAAAAAATTACACAAAAGCAGATTTCAACTTTTATAAAACATGAAGGTATTTGCAATAAAACGGATGAAGTAATTATTTTAGGCATCGATAAAGAATGTATATCTTCATTAAAATCATATATAGAACTAAAAAATATTTTCGGTAATAAAATTGATGAAATTTCTACAAAGAATATGCTTGAAGAGATTATACAATGGGCTACTATCTATGATGAAGGAGAAGGTAAGAGTATTCTTAAAGCTAAAATAAAGAATGAGTATGGTAAGGTTTGTTCCGATGAGCAAATCAAAAAAATTCTAAACCTTGAATTTTCAGGCTGGGGCCGTCTATCACGCAAATTCCTTGAAACTGTCACATCAGAAATTCCCGGATTTAATGAACCTGTAAATATAATAACGGCAATGCGTGAAACTCAAAATAATTTAATGGAACTGCTCAGCAATGAATTTAAATTTACTGAAAATATTAAAAAGATAAATTCGGCGTTTGAAGATACCGAAAAACGATTTTCATATAACGGTTTGGTAAAACCATTATTTTTATCGCCGTCGGTAAAAAAAATGTTATGGCAAACTCTTAAACTTGTAAAAGAAATATCTCATATTACCCAAGCCCCTCCTAAAAAAATATTTATCGAAATGGCAAAGGGTGCAGAACTTGAGCCTGCAAGAACTAAGACGAGATTAAAAATTTTACAGGATTTGTACAGTAACTGTAAAAATGATGTGGATGCTTTTAGTTCCGAGATAAAGGATCTTTCAGGTAAAATAGAAAATGAAGATAACTTAAGACTTCGCAGCGACAAACTTTATCTTTATTACACACAGCTTGGGAAGTGTATGTATTGCGGTAAACCAATTGAAATAGGACATGTATTTGATACAGGCAAGTATGATATCGATCATATTTACCCTCAATCAAAAATTAAAGATGACAGTATAAATAATCGGGTTTTAGTATGCAGCAGCTGTAATAAAAACAAGGAAGATAAATATCCATTGAAGACTGAAATTCAATCAAAGCAAAGAGGCTTTTGGAATTTTTTACAAAAACATAGTTTTATAAGCCTCGAAAAATTGAACAGATTAACAAGGGCAACTCCAATCTCTGATGACGAAACAGCAAAATTCATTGCTCGGCAGCTTGTAGAAACAAGACAGGCAACCAAGGTTGCAGCAAAGGTATTGGAACAAATTTTCCCCGAAACTAAGATTATTTACTCTAAGGCTGAAACAGTATCAATGTTTAGAAATAAATTCGATATTGTAAAATGCAGAGAAATAAACGACTTTCATCATGCCCATGATGCATATTTAAATATTGTTGTCGGAAATGTATATAATACAAAATTTACAAATAATCCTTGGAATTTTATAAAAGAGAAACGGGATAATCCGAATATTGCCGATACTTATAACTACTATAAGGTTTTTGATTATGATGTAAAAAGAAATAATATTACGGCATGGGAAAAAGAAAAAACAATTGTCACTGTAAAGGATATGCTTAAAAGGAATAGTCCTATTTATACACGTCAAGCATCCTGTAAAAAAGGAGGGCTATTTGACCAAACTATTATGAAAAAAGGTTTGGGGCAACATCCTCTAAAAAAAGAAGGTCCTCTTTCGAATATTTCAAAATATGGCGGCTATAATAAAGTTTCTGCAGCATATTATACCCTTGTAGAATACGAAGAAAAAGGAAAAAAGATACGCAGCTTAGAAACCATCCCTTTATATTTGGTAAAGGATATTCAAAAAAATCAAGATGGATTAAAAAGCTATTTAAAAAACCAGATAGGGAAAAACGAATTCAAAATTTTGATTTCTAAAATAAAAATCAACTCTTTCTTAAAAATTAACGGATTCCCTTGCCACATTACCGGAAAAACCGGCGACTCCTTTGTGCTAAGACCCGCTGTTCAATTTTGCTGTTCACATGACGATGTCCTTTATTTTAAAAAAATCATAAGATTCAATGAAATAAGAAGTCAACGAGAGAAAATTGGAAAAACAATCCATACTTATGAGGATTTATCTTTTAGATCCTATGTAAAAGAAGAACTATCAAAAAAGAAAAAAACTGATGAAATAGGAGAAAAAGAGTTTTATGAACTTCTCCAAAAGAAAAATTTGGAGATCTATGATATGCTTTTATCAAAACATAGAAATACTATCTACAAAAAAAGACCTAACTCTGCGACCATTGATACATTAATCAAAGGGAAAGATAAATTTAAATCTTTAATAATCGAAAATCAGCTTAAAGCTATTTTAGAGATTTTAAAATTATTTTCTGCAACAAGGAATTTAGCGGATTTACAATATATAGGAGGAAGCAAAAATGCAGGAAATGCACGAATAGGAAATAAAATATCAAGTCTTGATAACTGTATTTTAATTTATCAATCGATAACCGGCGTTTTTGAAAAAAGGATTGATCTGTTAAAAATATGA
- a CDS encoding DDE-type integrase/transposase/recombinase — protein sequence MRLDMKMRKKLTEEIVKRYCTAGKKQKTKILDEFVATTKYNRKYAIHILKNSAYIKITHFNNVAKKSVNVIKKTRKKRTYEKYYGQDVQEQVIRLWIFSMYLCSKRLVPFIRDNIDYFAQKFGYDEQLKAKLARISSATVGRILKPEIPKHSIRGISTTRPSKNLNKLIPIRTFFDWDERKPGFFEVDTVANCGISTKGQYICTLTLTDVHSGWTENRALLNKAHRWVKEAIEDVKINLPFQMKGIDSDNGSEFKNMQLLQWCNTNNVIFTRSRSYKKNDNCFVEQKNDSVVRRIVGYYRFEGEETRSVMADLYEQYNMLVNFFFPSMKIISKHRVDAKVIKKYDEAKTPYRRLMESSDISDAEKDELRRRKDRLDLQQLIDKTQELQSKLISMAHSWST from the coding sequence ATGAGGTTAGATATGAAAATGAGAAAGAAGCTGACTGAGGAAATAGTGAAACGGTACTGCACTGCGGGCAAGAAACAAAAGACGAAAATCCTCGATGAGTTTGTCGCAACAACCAAATACAACCGAAAGTATGCAATTCACATTCTGAAAAACAGTGCATACATAAAAATAACGCATTTTAACAACGTCGCCAAAAAGAGTGTGAATGTTATTAAAAAGACACGAAAAAAGCGAACCTATGAAAAATACTACGGTCAAGACGTACAAGAGCAAGTCATCCGGCTATGGATTTTTTCGATGTACCTATGTTCAAAACGGCTCGTGCCTTTTATACGTGATAATATCGATTACTTTGCTCAAAAGTTCGGTTATGATGAACAACTTAAAGCAAAACTTGCTCGCATATCAAGCGCAACGGTCGGTAGGATTCTCAAGCCTGAAATTCCAAAACATTCTATCCGAGGTATTTCAACAACACGGCCTTCAAAGAATCTTAATAAGCTCATTCCAATCCGCACCTTTTTCGACTGGGATGAACGCAAACCGGGCTTTTTTGAGGTTGACACTGTCGCAAACTGTGGTATAAGTACTAAAGGACAGTATATTTGCACACTTACCCTTACTGATGTTCATTCAGGTTGGACGGAAAATAGAGCCCTTTTAAACAAAGCTCACCGATGGGTAAAAGAAGCGATAGAGGATGTGAAAATAAACTTACCGTTTCAGATGAAAGGTATTGATAGCGACAACGGAAGCGAGTTTAAGAATATGCAGCTTTTGCAATGGTGCAACACGAATAATGTTATCTTTACTCGAAGCCGATCGTATAAAAAGAATGATAATTGTTTTGTTGAACAGAAAAATGACAGTGTGGTAAGACGCATTGTCGGCTACTATCGATTTGAGGGAGAGGAGACACGAAGCGTTATGGCTGACCTTTATGAGCAATATAACATGCTTGTAAACTTCTTTTTTCCTTCAATGAAGATTATTTCAAAGCACAGGGTAGACGCAAAGGTCATAAAGAAATATGATGAAGCTAAGACACCGTATCGTAGGCTTATGGAGAGTTCTGATATAAGCGATGCTGAAAAAGATGAACTGCGACGTAGGAAGGACAGACTAGATTTACAACAGCTGATTGATAAAACACAAGAGCTACAGAGCAAACTTATTTCAATGGCTCACAGCTGGTCTACATAA